gttgagttgaaaatcctatgcatacatctagaatgtgaggaaaactaatttgctcactagtttgcccctagcattgactgtcttttgacagaacaatcaatcacaggcactatgagcattaacctcttcccattgctcaagcaaaacagggcaaggagttaactatcctagcaacttgtcatttgacagtgcataaggcttcaactgagccttaacttaatgctacttagctcatgctcaacatattacatacacaagcattcatcatacaagataattcaaataacatacacataacattcaactgtcaactatgataaagggactgaatttgaaattgtaatgaaaatttcttcaaaatgtctactggctagtccagagatgccgaattttacaaccctaacacccttttatagttacagccaaaagaaaactaaaatccccaaatcagtgaaattagggttttacaaaaaatccttacctaatctctgaaaacgattgatagctctcacccatgcttccttgtcgtctgctgatactacccatgccttcgatttattctctaacctcacctatttcatcaactcctaacctagggttcctgtgagatgaaacgagtaggaggtgatgtaataagtggctagaaaagtaggtctaagtgatgatggctcgagtggtgatggttgaatgatttggggggagaagatggtggagtgatttgggggagaagatggtggtgatggagacagcgtcgctgtttcagaagaggggaagaaggagatggctcgatgggttttggcagaagggtgcgtttggtgcgggtaatagggttaggttgcttaggtgttaaacgggatcatcaaatttgatgttttgtgaagggaatccgtgggatgataacttctgaaacggatctaacggcgagatggagacagattatgagcgaccgttggatgcaaaaatacaacgaaactaacggctcaagatggagttaggtgctgtagtgttggtaaggtgcatcgaaatctgatgcatgatgacgcagcgaccgttggatgatggaatggatccaatcttacggttaagaaggaaaacgggtttgggtattgaattttgggtttaggatatggatttgggcttaagaattggatttgggcttaggtaatcttgagcccacttcttctttaagaagaatttcttcctttttaagcccatttttatccttgagtcttccataacacattcttcacttcttttccgctagagattccaccggctttctcccgtgtctttgcactttttggctccgcaactcatctagtctttatttggtacctaaaaatacaaaattaattaataaaaatatttattcttgaaaacaatgaaaatacagaatatgggataaaatgtagaattaatgcacaaaagatgagttaaatgccaagaaaaatatatagaaatatgcactttttagcactcatcaagggCTCAAGGAACAAGTGTTGGGTCACATTTGGATGCAGCTGTTTTTTGTGTTCCGCTGTATGTCACAGTAATCACAAACGGCGACTCTAAAGATTGTGCTATACAGACTTGTTTGAACATATAGAAAATTGTAATTGTACCTACCTGTATTTATACTGAAATGAGTTGACAAGACAAAATTTTATCAATAGTGCCTCCTTTATATGCATACAGTGTTAACATAATCTAGCCTGACGAGCTCATTCGGCATGTTCTCCATGATATGGATCATTCATCATATTCTAACCATGGGAAGAACCAAAACTACAAAACTAAACAAGATTGAACTACTGTGAAGCATATATAGCTCAGAACTACAAAATTTGGAAGATGAATATCCTGCTAAAGAAGACATATTTCAACTAGTTATCATCACCATCATCCTCACCAGTCCACTTGTTCCAGTCCTTATCCACATGTTTTTGCGCCCAGACAAGTGCTGCGCGTGCGGCTTGTGGAGCACCAGGAAGTCCTCTTTCAGTCAATGTATCAGCCATATCGATAAAAGGGATGACTAGAAGTGTGCCCGGACCTCCATACTCAGTATGTAAAAAAGTATTGAAGATCTGTTCGCATATAAATGACAACAAAGAACATTGAGAGCCCTTTAACCACAGAGCTCATAAGCCACAAAGTTCATTACTTTGCAAACAGAACAATTCTAGTGTTGCATATACAAAACAGCTTGTGCAATTGTGTATGATATCAGAGGTACAGACTCCAAATTATGGGTATGTTCTACTAGGCTAACATTTAAGCATTATAATCGACTTGGAATTGCCGGGACTGAGTCTCATACTTCAGGTCAGTAGTTGAGTCCCTGCACTGACCCTATCTCAGTATTTCTAATTCACTAATTCCTGGTTACAGGAAAACAACACGCTGAGAATTGAATAATACCTCAGTACAGATTCCAACAACTTCTTCAATAGAATCTCCATAGATATCCTTCTTTGAGAGTTTCTTAATCAGATTAGCCCTAAATTTCTCAGTTTCCTGAAACCCAAAACATAAAACATAAAATTCTTAATGGGTTATCAAGGAATCACTGtaaagaaggaaaaaagagtGACAGAGAAGACTTACAGCTTCTGCAAATTCAGGTATGGGGTCTGGAAACTTGTACTCAGAAGCTCCATTAATCTGCTTattctttgaagagaaaaatgagAATAGAACTGAAGGagatggtgatgttgttgttcttttaAGTGTTAATGGAaacgatgaggaagaagaagatttagagatgGATGAAAAGAAGGAAACAGATGTTGATGATAGTGAAGAGTTTAAAGAAGTTGAATTTTGATTTGAAGTAATTGGAGTAACAGATGAAAAAGCTGCTGCTTTACTCATTGCCATCTCTCACTAAAACCCTCAATCTCTATTTTTCTTATGTCTCTCTAAAACCCTCactctctatctctctctatcTTATCTGTAAAAGATAGAATTGTAAATAGATTCCATGTTGAACTTATATAGAAAGAGGAAGATAAAATGTTTTCCAGATGGGCAAGGTTCAACCTCTGCTAGTCTTTTTTTCAACCTCTACTAGTCTGCTTACTTAAAAAGAGTCTTTAAAAGGGGCAGCTCCCGCAAGGGCTGGGGTTCCATGTTTTGCTAGCCGGTTGCCAACCAAAAGCGCTTATGCTTCTCCAGGAGTACAAGTAAAACCAAAACCCCAATTATGATATCCCTTCTCTCCCTTCTTATTATAGAGAGAAACCGCCTAAACCGAAGAAAGGGGAAAaatgaggaagaaaaaaaaagtggaaaTAGACTTAACAGACGATAAGAGGACTAAACTGGAACAAGAGTACCAGGTTATGACAAGAAGCAAACTTGTCTCTTTGCTTCATTCACGACCTTCCTAGGTGCGGACCATTAGAGGAAGACCACTTTGGTCTACCTCTCCTCCACCACAGGATCTGATAGGGATGGGATTTAAAGGTGTTAATAGGGCCTGCACAATTTTGTTGGATGGTTGGATTTCATTGGTCCACAATTGGACCATGAAATTTGGTCTACCATTAGCTTTTTCCCTTCACAAACTGACCTGAATAACTAGTTTAAATATACATTATATTTTTTTCAGAACCATACAACAAATATATACATACAAAGTACATTTTACATTTCTACTGGTACAAAAAAACAACAGCCGAAAAGCCAACAGACTACTATTACAGACACAAGATCACAAATTCCTCTCATGTGGTTCAAGCCAAGGAAAGCCCAGGAAGTCCAACACTTCCTTTTCTGTATTGAGACTCAAACTTTTAGTTGCTCGTGCACCCTGCATTTATTTTCAAAACTAGTGAGGTACAAGACAACCATGAGAAGGAAGGGGGAAATGCATCTAAGGAAGAAATGAGCTTAGTAAACATGCTTGTCATTATAATTATACCTTTTTCCCATCTGAACCTTGAGTAGCCAAAAACAGCCCTGTATCGTCGAGTCGGTAGCCCTTGGATTCAGCAATAATCCTCAACCTAAATCCATTCAGAGAAAAACATCAGTATAAAGGCACAACTCATCCCATCCCATCCCATCCCACGAACATGATaccatgtttttgaaattcagtaggcagaaggaaaaaaaaaaagagaacagTTATACCCACCTCCTGTTCAGAACATCATTTCCTGTCCACGCTATTAGTCCAAATGCATATATATCCCTCGGGTAAACCTAGAAAAAGATGATGGTTATACATTCCAGAGAATGATTTCAGTTGCCAGATATTGCCATTCAGTTATTCTAACCATGTGAGTTTAACCTGGATAATAAAAGATTGATAAGAGGATTTGTTTGATTTCCCAAAGTCCATCTCTGTACCAGGCTAATGGAATCTCAAAGTACTTTAGTACACTATTCCATCTGATTTTGCAAAATCAACAAGTTAGATTCTATATGATACCTTTAAGTCTATCCTGTGCCGCATCTCCCTACCAGGATATGTACAAAGACCAAAATATGTATCGACCCCTGAATCAGTACCCTGCATGAGttgcaaaacaaaaacaaaaaaaatcacaatTAGATTGGGATTAGCACAGCCAATTTATAAAATCCATGAGAGCAGAACACAGCGGTACAAGTACATCTGTTTGTTCGCATACGATCCAATGAAATCCGAAGTTCGGAGAAAACTGTAAGTCTTTGATCGTCGGATTATGCATAAATCTCAGATTCAGCCACACAAGGGTTCATTCTACTGACAGATAATTCTTTGGTATGATATGACGCGGTCAGATCTTGAACCATACTTCATCTTTAACTATAGACATGTGTACACGTAATATTTTCTTCAGGTAGGAATATGTTTtcctatagttttttttttttttttttacagtcaAATATGCAACAGATTGACCTTTACCATAACATACGCCGAAATAAGAGATGCTAATACCTCTTCGCTGTGGGTGCTGAAGATCAAatcttctcttaagaagtttAGATCCTTCAGATGCTTCACGTATTTTGCAAGAAAACCTTTATGACTGCAGATATTGGACAAAGTGGGTTAGCTTTACTAAACCAATAGGACAACCAGAACCACAAAAATCTGGGAGAAACTAGACAGACGGGATTAAGTGCGGAAAATGTAATTATTATGGACAGATTTAAGCCGAGAGAAATATCAAAGTAAGGGAAAACATTTTCTTAAGAAGCGAACTTGACCTTGTCCCATCAGGGTGTGTAATTACAATGTCCATGTCCCCACAAGTAGCTTTACCGCGTCTAAATGATCCTCCGCAGACAACGCTTACCTGCAACAACATGACAATAAAAAAATGGAATCATGACGGTCACCAAGGAAACAAATACACATAGTGATCAAAGGCTCCTCACTACAAAATATCACACTTGAGAACGGAACAATCGTCTCTCTCACCCCAGGTAAAACTTCTTCACCAGCTTTCTGAAGTAGAAGCTCCATATCTTGAACCTATGACCAAAGGAGAAATAAAACTTAATAGAGGTCATGTGACTATAATGAGTTTGAAGTCAATAATACTACAATCCTTCGAGTTCTAAGACAGACATCTATATCAGACCTCATTGCGCGGAATCCTTTTCTTGATATCTTCGAAATACTCCAAGCCTACCCTCTGTGAATGTGTTAGTGAGTCCTCATTCTTCAAATCATTCAACGTGCGGTGGCCTTTTTCATACAGTTTAAGAGCTGTAGCTGGACCAATACCCCAAACTTCCCCAAACAGGTTGATTGTCCTTACCTTTACAGGTTTGAAAAAAAACAATAGATTTTAAAGTGGTCTACCAGATACATGAACCAATGAATTCGACAATGCTACAGTGGAAGTGAAAAGTCCTTCTAAGAACCTGTAAAACACCTTTTCATCGGTCTCAAAATGTTCCAGCTTTGATAGCTTTCCGGTAGTCACAATCTCATGGATCTGTTTGCATGAAATGATAAATCAGTACCGAAAATATTGAGTTGCCTGGTGGAAAGAAAGCATGCAACACTGCTCCCACTTCTGTGAGCATAAACTCTCAACAAAGACAGATTAAAAAACAGAATTATGAATATAACAAGTTATGGCATTTAAATCCGACTAAGGGAACATTCTCTTACATGATCCTGCATTGATTTCCCAATTGTAGGCAAGTGTTTAACCTGGTCCACACTTTCAATTTTAAACGGCAACTCTTCAATCACCGGAATAGCCTTGTAATAGCTAAATGACCTACGATCCTCTCCTAATGCTGTTAATTGATACCAATATCATGTTAGATCCTTGAATGAACAACTGTAGAACAGGTTTAGAATCTACATATAGGGCTAAACTAGAGCACATTTACACCTCTATAGATGTTGATAAGCTTTCCGAAAATCTCAGTGATGTTCCTGTTTAAATCAGGAGGAGCATATGGCAGTGACACCTGCAATTAAATTATTGAATAAAAGTATTTGTCAGACTGTCAAAAAGCTATAGATACAAAATTTGAGTAATGATAGTCAAATCTTACATCCTTATTGGTGCTTCGTTCAAAAGagtctccatcaaaattatcttCCCCATCTCTTGTTTTCACTCTGTCACTCTCTTTACTAACTGCTGGTGAAACACTTGCATGCTCAGGCGAATGTCTGGCCTTTTTATCACGTGGTGATTCATTATCATCGGATTGGCTACCTTCAGACTTATTTGTGACACGGTCAATAGATTTAGGTGATTCATTATCCCCTTCTGCTTCAGTTTTTAGACTGTACAACTCTTCAGAGACCTTTTCTCCTAATTTCAAGCTTTCCTCCAACCACTGGTAAAGAAGCACACTCTGAAATCGCAAAGTAAACCTGATCAACATGGATTATTTTAAAAAAAGCAGCTCCTTTAAATCAACAAATCCTACTTTGCAACATCACACTCTGTATCAGCCAATTGGAATTTTTGGTCTGAGTTCAAAA
Above is a genomic segment from Papaver somniferum cultivar HN1 chromosome 10, ASM357369v1, whole genome shotgun sequence containing:
- the LOC113317550 gene encoding protein PLASTID REDOX INSENSITIVE 2, chloroplastic-like isoform X2; this translates as MAMSKAAAFSSVTPITSNQNSTSLNSSLSSTSVSFFSSISKSSSSSSFPLTLKRTTTSPSPSVLFSFFSSKNKQINGASEYKFPDPIPEFAEAETEKFRANLIKKLSKKDIYGDSIEEVVGICTEIFNTFLHTEYGGPGTLLVIPFIDMADTLTERGLPGAPQAARAALVWAQKHVDKDWNKWTGTK
- the LOC113317550 gene encoding protein PLASTID REDOX INSENSITIVE 2, chloroplastic-like isoform X1, producing the protein MAMSKAAAFSSVTPITSNQNSTSLNSSLSSTSVSFFSSISKSSSSSSFPLTLKRTTTSPSPSVLFSFFSSKNKQINGASEYKFPDPIPEFAEAETEKFRANLIKKLSKKDIYGDSIEEVVGICTEIFNTFLHTEYGGPGTLLVIPFIDMADTLTERGLPGAPQAARAALVWAQKHVDKDWNKWTGEDDGDDN
- the LOC113317549 gene encoding DNA polymerase lambda-like → MAPKRATTPKKRLTSAVDQESVGGGGLFHGLIFFLVDIGVQPRRLQIWKQKLVQMEGTVEDQFSKRVAHILAMNSKALLEKVCKESLTHFKGSVLLYQWLEESLKLGEKVSEELYSLKTEAEGDNESPKSIDRVTNKSEGSQSDDNESPRDKKARHSPEHASVSPAVSKESDRVKTRDGEDNFDGDSFERSTNKDVSLPYAPPDLNRNITEIFGKLINIYRALGEDRRSFSYYKAIPVIEELPFKIESVDQVKHLPTIGKSMQDHIHEIVTTGKLSKLEHFETDEKVRTINLFGEVWGIGPATALKLYEKGHRTLNDLKNEDSLTHSQRVGLEYFEDIKKRIPRNEVQDMELLLQKAGEEVLPGVSVVCGGSFRRGKATCGDMDIVITHPDGTSHKGFLAKYVKHLKDLNFLREDLIFSTHSEEGTDSGVDTYFGLCTYPGREMRHRIDLKVYPRDIYAFGLIAWTGNDVLNRRLRIIAESKGYRLDDTGLFLATQGSDGKKGARATKSLSLNTEKEVLDFLGFPWLEPHERNL